The following coding sequences lie in one Loxodonta africana isolate mLoxAfr1 chromosome X, mLoxAfr1.hap2, whole genome shotgun sequence genomic window:
- the KCNE5 gene encoding potassium voltage-gated channel subfamily E regulatory beta subunit 5: MNCSESQRLRTLLSRLLLELHHRGNASRLGAEPGPSMGMGVVPDPFVGREVTSARGDDAYLYVLLIMVFYACLAGGLILAYTRSRKLVEAKNEPAQACSEHQWAPGGASAEAETAAGSPADSRRQLALGGLPALAQGTEGV; encoded by the coding sequence ATGAACTGCAGCGAGAGCCAGCGGCTGCGCACCCTCCTGAGCCGCCTACTGCTCGAGCTGCACCACAGGGGCAACGCCAGCCGCCTGGGCGCGGAACCGGGCCCGAGCATGGGCATGGGGGTCGTGCCTGACCCCTTCGTGGGCCGCGAGGTGACCAGCGCCAGGGGCGACGACGCCTATCTCTACGTCCTGCTCATCATGGTCTTTTACGCCTGCCTGGCCGGAGGCCTCATCCTGGCCTACACTCGCTCCCGCAAGCTTGTCGAGGCCAAGAACGAGCCGGCCCAGGCCTGCTCCGAGCACCAGTGGGCCCCGGGAGGCGCCTCGGCCGAAGCCGAGACAGCCGCCGGCTCCCCGGCAGACAGCCGCCGCCAGCTCGCCCTCGGGGGGCTGCCTGCACTCGCTCAGGGCACCGAGGGGGTCTAG